TTCAGGTGCTGGGTACGTTGATGTCTGTGGGGTTAATGATGTTGCCCGCCGCCAGCGCCCGTTTCTGGAGTCGCCATCTCGCCTGCATGCTCGGCGTTGCCATGTTGCTGGCGGTGGTCGCGGCTCTGATTGGGCTGATGTTGTCGTGGCACTACTCACTGCCTGCCGGTCCGGCAGTGGTGTTGAGTGCTGCCGGGCTTTTTTTACTTTCTGTTTTGACAGGACCATGTGGCGGTTTACTGCGCCGCCGATAACGAAACCAATAAGGGGATATGTATGAAGAAGTTACCGATTAGCCTGGCGTTGGGTGCCATGTTGATCAGCCCGCTGGCGCTGGCAAAAACCGTGGATGCGGTCGCCAGTTTTACCGTGCTGGCGGATATCGTGAAACAGGTTGGTGGTGATCACGTTAAGGTTAAATCACTGGTGGGGCCAAACGGCGATCCTCACACCTTCGAACCTACACCGCAAGATAGCCAGGCGCTGGCGCAGGCTGACGTGGTGTTCGTTAGCGGCCTCGGGCTGGAAGGCTGGATGGATCGACTGGTGAGCGCGTCGGGTTACAAAGGCACGCTGGTGGTAGCATCAACGGGCATCAATACCCGTAAAATGGTGGACGATGGCAAAACCATTACCGATCCTCACGCGTGGAACAGCATGGCGAATGGCGTGATTTATGCCACCAACGTGATGAATGCGTTGATCAAAGCCGATCCGGAAGACGCCGCCGCCATTCGCCAGCAGGGCGAAAACTACATTCAGCAATTACAGAAACTCGACAGCTGGGCAAAAACGTCTTTTGCTGCCGTACCGCAGAGTAAACGTAAAGTTCTGACCAGCCATGATGCGTTTGGTTATTTTGGTCAGCGTTATGGCGTGGAATTCCTCGCCCCGGTTGGCTTCTCAACTGAAGCGGAAGCCAGCGCCAGCGATGTCGCCTCAATCATCAAACAGCTCAAGGCGGAGCACATCAATACCTACTTTATGGAGAATCAGACCGACCCGCGTCTGGTGAAGCAGATTGCCAGCGCAACCGGTGCCAAACCGGGTGGCGAGCTGTATCCGGAAGCGTTGTCGGAAGCCAATGGTCCGGCCGCCAGCTATGAAGCTGCATTCAAACACAACGTGAATGACATGCTGAAAAGTATGCAGTAATAAAAAAGGCCGGGTATCAACCCGGCCAATTATCACGACACATCCTAACGTTTTTTCTTCTTTCTTCCCTGTACCGCTTTAAAGCGCGGATTGGTTTTACAGATCACATAGATACGACCTTTACGACGCACGACTTTGCAATCTTTGTGACGGGTTTTCGCTGAACGCAATGAACTCAATACCTGCATCTGGTGCTCCGTTATGCCTTGCTACGGCCGAGGAAACGCCCAAAACGCTGGTTGAAGCGTGCCGCGCTGCCTTCTTTGGCAAAATCTTTCTGTTTGCCGGTGTAGTACACATGCGATTTTGACGAGACGTCGAGCGTGACATACGGCAGCACTTCGCCTTCAAATTCGATGGTACGTTCCGTTTTAATGGTGGAACCGACTTTGAAATATTCATTCGCCGTGGTGTCGTGGAACACCACCGGACGGTAGAAAGGATGGATATCAGGTTTCATAATTATGCGCCTCATGTAATGTTATAATATAACAATAGTATGAACCTGAGCGTACCACAATGCAACCACTGGCGGGATGCAGCGGCGCTATTTATCGTGAAGGAAAAAAAAAGGCCGCATCAGCGGCCTTTTCAGGAAGGGAACATCTTAGTGGCTGTGGTTGACCGGATGGCCTTGTTCCAGTTCAGCTTTGTTCTTGCTGAAACGGCGGCGCACCACCACGAAGAACACCGGTACGAAGAAGATGGCCAGTGCGGTGGCGGTGACCATGCCGCCCATCACGCCAGTACCTACGGCGTTCTGTGCGCCAGAACCGGCACCGGTACTGATCGCCAGCGGCAGTACGCCGAGGATAAAGGCCAGTGAGGTCATCAGAATCGGGCGCAGACGCATACGGGATGCCTCAAGCGTTGATTCCACCAACCCTTTGCCTTCTTTCTCCATCAAATCCTTGGCGAATTCGACGATCAAGATGGCGTTCTTCGCCGACAGGCCGATGGTGGTGAGCAGACCCACCACGAAGTAGACGTCGTTACTCAAACCGCGCAGGGTAGTGAACAGCAACGCACCCACCACGCCGAGCGGAACCACCAGCATGACCGAGAACGGAATCGACCAGCTCTCATACAGTGCTGCCAGACACAGGAACACCACAATCAGCGAGATGGCGTACAGCGCCGGAGCCTGGTTACCGGACAGACGTTCCTGGTAGGACATCCCCGTCCAGTCGTAACCGATACCGGCTGGCAGTTTCGCCGCCAGCTGTTCCATCAGGTTCATGGCATCACCGGAACTTTTGCCCGGAGCTGCCTGGCCGAGAATTTCCATCGACGGCAGGCCGTTATAACGTTCCAGACGTGGCGAACCGTACTGCCACTTCGCGCTGGAGAAGGCCGAGAAGGGCACCATCTCACCGGCGCTGTTACGCACATACCATTTGCTGACGTCATCAGGCAGCATACGTGAATCCGGCTGACCCATGACGTACACCTTCTTCACGCGACCACGGTCGATAAAGTCGTTAACGTAGGAACCGCCCCATGCAGCGCCCAGCGTGGTATTGATGTCCGACAACGAGACACCCAACGCTGAGGCTTTTTCCTGATCGATAATCAGTTTGTACTGCGGGGTATCTTCCATCCCGTTAGGACGCACACCCACCAGGGTATCCGGGTGCTGTGCCACCATACCAAACAACTGGTTACGTGCTTCGGTCAGCTTTTCATGCCCCAGGTTGCCCTGGTCAATCAGCTGGAAGTCGAAACCGGTGGCGTTACCCAGTTCGATAATCGCAGGCAGGTTGAACGGAATAACCATCGCATCTTTGATGGCTCCCAGCGCACGCATCGCACGACCGGCAATGGCGGGCACTTTCATGTCGGCACTGCTACGCTCGTCCCACGGCTTGAGGCTGACGAAGGCGATACCGGTGTTCTGTCCACGACCGGCAAAGCCAAAGCCGTTAACGGTAAACACCGAGTTCACGCTGTCTTTCTCTTTGGTCAGGAAGTAATCCGTCACCTGGTCGAGCACTTTCTGGGTACGTTCCTGGGTTGCACCGGCAGGCAACTGCGCCTGAGCCAGCAACAGCCCCTGATCCTCTTCCGGCAGGAACGAGGTCGGGAGACGCAGGAACAGATACGCCATGCCCACCACGATGATCAGATAAAGCACCAGATAACGCCCCGTGCTGCGCACGATATGGCCGACGCTGTCCACGTAGTGATGGGTGCTCTTATCAAACAGGCGGTTAAACCAACCGAAGAACCCGGTGGTTTTGCCGTGGCTGCCTTTCTCTACCGGTTTCAGCATGGTGGCACACAGCGCAGGCGTCAGAATCAACGCCACCAGCACTGACAGGGCCATCGCTGACACGATGGTGATCGAGAACTGACGATAGATGACCCCGGTAGAACCGCCAAAGAAGGCCATCGGAATAAATACCGCCGAGAGCACCAGCGCAATACCGACCAACGCGCCCTGGATCTGCTCCATCGAGCGTTTGGTTGCTTCCTTCGGTGGCAGGCCTTCCTCGGCCATCACACGCTCAACGTTTTCGACCACCACGATGGCGTCATCCACCAACAGGCCGATGGCGAGCACCATCCCGAACATGGTGAGCGTGTTTATCGAGTAGCCACAAGCGGCAATGATCGCAAAGGTCCCGAGCAGGACCACCGGTACTGCAATGGTCGGGATCAGCGTGGCGCGGAAGTTCTGCAGGAACAGATACATCACCAGGAACACCAGCACGATCGCTTCGAACAGGGTTTTCACCACTTCGAAGATGGAGATTTTTACGAACGGCGTGGTGTCATACGGATAAACCACTTTCAGGCCCGACGGGAAGAACGGTTGCAGCTTCGCCAGTTCGGTTTTTACCGCATCCGCCGTGTCCAGTGCGTTTGCACCGGTCGCCAGCTTGATACCGATACCGGAAGCCGGTTTACCGTTGTAACGGGCAATGATGTCGTAGCTTTCGCCACCCAGTTCAATCTTCGCCACATCACGCAGGCGCACCTGCGAACCATCGGTGTTGACCTTCAGCAGAATATTGCCGAACTCTTCGGTCGAGGTCAGACGGGTCTGCGCGATGATCGAAGCGTTCAACTGCTGGCCCGGCACTGGCGGCGTACCGCCCAACTGACCGGCTGCGACCTGGGTGTTCTGCGTACCCAGTGCGCTGATCACATCCACCGGCGTGAGCTGGAAGTTATTGAGCTTGTGCGGATCAAGCCAGATACGCATAGCGTACTGCGCACCAAACACCTGCGTATCACCCACCCCTGGGGTACGACTGATCGGGTCTTTGATGTTCGACGCGACGTAGTCCGAGATATCGTTCTGCGTCATGTTCGGGTCATCACTGACAAAACCGGCCACCATCAGGAAGCTGCTGGAGGATTTTTTAACCTGAATCCCCTGCGACTGTACTTCCTGTGGCAGCAACGGCATCGCCAGTTGCAGTTTGTTCTGCACCTGAACCTGAGCGATATCCGCATCGGTACCGGACTGGAAAGTCAGCGTCAGCGTCAGCGTACCGGACGAGTCACTGCTCGAGGACATATACATCAGTCCATCGATACCATTCATATTTTGTTCGATGACCTGGGTCACCGAGTCTTGCAGCGTTTTCGCATCAGCACCCGGGTAGGAGGCCTGGATCTCAACTGCCGGCGGCGCAACATTTGGATATTGCTCGATAGGCAAACTGATGATCGACAGCGCACCCGCCAACATAATAATGATGGCGATTACCCACGCAAAAATGGGGCGATCGATAAAAAACTTAGCCATGTATTAACGGCTCCTGTTTATGAAGACGATTTTTCAGACTGCGTCTGAGACGGAGCTGCGGCAGCGGCTTTCGTGTCGTCTGTTACTTCTTGTGGTGTAACCTGCGCACCCGGTTTGGCACGTTGCAGACCGACGGTGATCACGCGATCGCCTGCTTTCAATCCTTCGGTCACCAGCCATTTATCACCAATTGCCTGGTTGGCTGTCAGGTTACGTACTTCAACTTTG
The DNA window shown above is from Pantoea sp. At-9b and carries:
- a CDS encoding metal ABC transporter substrate-binding protein, which translates into the protein MKKLPISLALGAMLISPLALAKTVDAVASFTVLADIVKQVGGDHVKVKSLVGPNGDPHTFEPTPQDSQALAQADVVFVSGLGLEGWMDRLVSASGYKGTLVVASTGINTRKMVDDGKTITDPHAWNSMANGVIYATNVMNALIKADPEDAAAIRQQGENYIQQLQKLDSWAKTSFAAVPQSKRKVLTSHDAFGYFGQRYGVEFLAPVGFSTEAEASASDVASIIKQLKAEHINTYFMENQTDPRLVKQIASATGAKPGGELYPEALSEANGPAASYEAAFKHNVNDMLKSMQ
- the ykgO gene encoding type B 50S ribosomal protein L36, yielding MQVLSSLRSAKTRHKDCKVVRRKGRIYVICKTNPRFKAVQGRKKKKR
- a CDS encoding type B 50S ribosomal protein L31; this encodes MKPDIHPFYRPVVFHDTTANEYFKVGSTIKTERTIEFEGEVLPYVTLDVSSKSHVYYTGKQKDFAKEGSAARFNQRFGRFLGRSKA
- a CDS encoding multidrug efflux RND transporter permease subunit AcrB, whose protein sequence is MAKFFIDRPIFAWVIAIIIMLAGALSIISLPIEQYPNVAPPAVEIQASYPGADAKTLQDSVTQVIEQNMNGIDGLMYMSSSSDSSGTLTLTLTFQSGTDADIAQVQVQNKLQLAMPLLPQEVQSQGIQVKKSSSSFLMVAGFVSDDPNMTQNDISDYVASNIKDPISRTPGVGDTQVFGAQYAMRIWLDPHKLNNFQLTPVDVISALGTQNTQVAAGQLGGTPPVPGQQLNASIIAQTRLTSTEEFGNILLKVNTDGSQVRLRDVAKIELGGESYDIIARYNGKPASGIGIKLATGANALDTADAVKTELAKLQPFFPSGLKVVYPYDTTPFVKISIFEVVKTLFEAIVLVFLVMYLFLQNFRATLIPTIAVPVVLLGTFAIIAACGYSINTLTMFGMVLAIGLLVDDAIVVVENVERVMAEEGLPPKEATKRSMEQIQGALVGIALVLSAVFIPMAFFGGSTGVIYRQFSITIVSAMALSVLVALILTPALCATMLKPVEKGSHGKTTGFFGWFNRLFDKSTHHYVDSVGHIVRSTGRYLVLYLIIVVGMAYLFLRLPTSFLPEEDQGLLLAQAQLPAGATQERTQKVLDQVTDYFLTKEKDSVNSVFTVNGFGFAGRGQNTGIAFVSLKPWDERSSADMKVPAIAGRAMRALGAIKDAMVIPFNLPAIIELGNATGFDFQLIDQGNLGHEKLTEARNQLFGMVAQHPDTLVGVRPNGMEDTPQYKLIIDQEKASALGVSLSDINTTLGAAWGGSYVNDFIDRGRVKKVYVMGQPDSRMLPDDVSKWYVRNSAGEMVPFSAFSSAKWQYGSPRLERYNGLPSMEILGQAAPGKSSGDAMNLMEQLAAKLPAGIGYDWTGMSYQERLSGNQAPALYAISLIVVFLCLAALYESWSIPFSVMLVVPLGVVGALLFTTLRGLSNDVYFVVGLLTTIGLSAKNAILIVEFAKDLMEKEGKGLVESTLEASRMRLRPILMTSLAFILGVLPLAISTGAGSGAQNAVGTGVMGGMVTATALAIFFVPVFFVVVRRRFSKNKAELEQGHPVNHSH